The following coding sequences are from one bacterium window:
- a CDS encoding SRPBCC domain-containing protein, whose protein sequence is MKQPLKKVWEAVTEDKHLKKYFCDKQIGEWGPDLAPVRWWWKAYGDETMDMYPIEYKKYEKIVFVGPAYGPKYMTTMTFEFVKKGPRETIFRVHDYGYQQKDLKVAFMMCEGWTEFHTYLKAYLKFGVDVMREKTPRKTK, encoded by the coding sequence ATGAAGCAGCCGCTCAAAAAAGTCTGGGAAGCGGTGACGGAAGACAAGCACCTCAAGAAATATTTCTGCGACAAGCAGATCGGCGAATGGGGTCCGGACCTCGCGCCGGTGCGTTGGTGGTGGAAAGCGTACGGCGACGAAACGATGGACATGTACCCGATCGAATACAAGAAATACGAGAAGATCGTCTTCGTCGGCCCGGCCTACGGCCCGAAGTACATGACCACCATGACCTTCGAATTCGTCAAGAAGGGCCCCCGCGAGACCATCTTCCGCGTGCATGATTACGGCTACCAGCAGAAGGACCTGAAAGTCGCGTTCATGATGTGCGAAGGCTGGACGGAATTCCACACCTATCTGAAGGCCTACCTCAAGTTCGGCGTGGATGTAATGCGCGAGAAGACGCCGCGCAAAACGAAGTAG